From Apium graveolens cultivar Ventura chromosome 9, ASM990537v1, whole genome shotgun sequence, the proteins below share one genomic window:
- the LOC141686115 gene encoding uncharacterized protein LOC141686115 — translation MVLDEAGVKPLLRASSEGVQAESNLWDLDNGASSHMSWQRSKFYSLDEGVTCRVKIGDGSAVEIKWKGTIVFKCKNGEERTLKDIYFIPSLRNNIISLGQLSEEGKQVTIKCEYMWIHEEEGKLLMKVKRSANRLYKLILKSEKPRCLMSKAE, via the coding sequence ATGGTTCTTGATGAAGCAGGAGTGAAACCACTGTTGAGAGCTAGTTCAGAGGGTGTGCAAGCGGAATCTAATCTGTGGGATCTCGACAATGGCGCTAGCAGTCATATGTCTTGGCAGAGATCGAAGTTCTATTCACTAGATGAGGGAGTGACATGTCGAGTCAAGATTGGAGATGGTTCAGCTGTAGAGATCAAATGGAAAGGAACGATTGTGTTCAAATGCAAAAATGGTGAAGAAAGGACTCTCAAGgatatatattttattcccaGCCTACGCAACAATATCATTAGTTTGGGACAATTGTCCGAAGAAGGAAAACAAGTCACAATCAAATGTGAATACATGTGGATCCACGAAGAGGAGGGAAAGTTGTTGATGAAGGTAAAGAGGTCTGCGAACAGACTGTATAAACTCATTCTCAAGTCTGAAAAACCAAGGTGCTTGATGTCAAAAGCAGAATAA